A window of the Eleutherodactylus coqui strain aEleCoq1 chromosome 8, aEleCoq1.hap1, whole genome shotgun sequence genome harbors these coding sequences:
- the LOC136577549 gene encoding gamma-crystallin-3-like, which translates to MGKIFFYEDRNFQGRCYECSSDCTDMSSYFNRCNSIRVESGNWILYEHPNYKGHQYYLWRGEYPDFHQWMGYNDSVRSCRLSPQHHGPYRLKIFERGDFKGQMMEFSEDCPHVYERFRYHDINSCHVHDGHWMFYDEPNYKGRQYYLRPGEYKRFSDWGGMNAKIGSFRRVHQLY; encoded by the exons ATGGGCAAG ATTTTCTTCTATGAAGACAGGAACTTTCAGGGCCGCTGCTATGAATGTAGCTCTGACTGTACCGACATGTCTTCTTATTTCAACCGCTGTAACTCCATCCGGGTAGAAAGTGGTAACTGGATTCTTTATGAACACCCTAACTACAAAGGGCATCAGTATTACCTATGGAGAGGGGAATATCCTGACTTCCATCAGTGGATGGGCTACAATGATTCCGTCAGGTCTTGTCGTCTGTCACCACAA CATCATGGTCCTTATAGACTCAAGATTTTTGAGAGAGGAGACTTCAAAGGACAAATGATGGAGTTTTCTGAAGATTGTCCTCATGTCTATGAGAGATTCCGCTACCATGACATTAACTCTTGTCATGTACATGATGGTCACTGGATGTTCTATGATGAGCCCAACTACAAGGGGCGTCAGTATTACCTGAGGCCTGGAGAGTATAAGAGATTTTCAGACTGGGGTGGCATGAATGCTAAAATTGGATCTTTCAGAAGAGTCCATCAGCTGTATTAA